A DNA window from Halomonas zincidurans B6 contains the following coding sequences:
- a CDS encoding zinc-binding metallopeptidase family protein — MRVFSNPVGSGSLWFDNLATADGTPVAYDPQARAFLPTPPFCANREVIGCNWIAPEQGAFCQSCAMTALAPDPEIPDAIPNWAQTEAAKRRVLDNLGRWHWFRPEDPGVRPLFHMLAEGPTPVPMGHVEGVVTISVAEADPVLRTTRRQALKEPYRTMIGHMRHEIAHMLWWRLSLRGDFLDAFRAMFGDERADYPAALQHHYDDGPPPDWEQRFLTTYASAHPHEDWAETTAHLLHLTDIADSFVAAGLASPQLPSPSWDPYAEPDAERLIYVAASLAVGINNVNRSMGLSDLYPFVLSDVSRRKLAFVHDWLRRGAQGR, encoded by the coding sequence ATGCGCGTTTTTTCCAACCCCGTCGGCTCGGGCTCACTGTGGTTCGACAACCTCGCCACCGCCGATGGCACGCCCGTAGCTTACGACCCGCAGGCGCGGGCCTTCCTGCCCACGCCACCGTTCTGTGCCAATCGCGAGGTGATCGGCTGTAACTGGATCGCTCCCGAGCAGGGCGCATTCTGCCAGTCGTGTGCAATGACCGCACTTGCCCCGGACCCTGAAATACCCGATGCCATTCCCAACTGGGCGCAGACCGAGGCCGCCAAGCGCCGGGTACTCGATAATCTGGGTCGCTGGCACTGGTTCCGGCCCGAGGATCCGGGCGTGCGTCCCCTTTTTCACATGCTCGCCGAAGGACCGACTCCGGTGCCCATGGGGCATGTCGAGGGCGTGGTGACCATCAGCGTGGCCGAGGCGGACCCGGTGCTGCGGACGACCCGTCGACAGGCGCTGAAAGAGCCCTACCGAACCATGATTGGCCATATGCGCCATGAAATAGCGCATATGCTCTGGTGGCGGCTCAGCTTGCGCGGCGATTTTCTCGACGCTTTTCGGGCCATGTTCGGCGACGAGCGTGCGGATTACCCGGCCGCACTCCAGCATCACTACGATGACGGCCCGCCGCCCGACTGGGAGCAACGCTTTTTGACCACCTACGCTTCTGCCCACCCCCACGAGGACTGGGCAGAGACCACGGCGCACCTGCTGCACCTGACCGATATCGCCGACAGCTTCGTTGCGGCGGGTCTGGCGTCGCCCCAGTTGCCGAGCCCCAGCTGGGACCCGTATGCGGAACCCGATGCCGAACGCCTGATCTATGTCGCTGCGTCGCTCGCCGTGGGAATCAACAACGTCAATCGCTCGATGGGGCTATCGGATCTCTATCCATTCGTGCTGTCGGATGTCTCACGCCGCAAGCTCGCCTTCGTGCATGACTGGTTGCGCCGGGGCGCTCAGGGGCGCTGA
- a CDS encoding dipeptidase: MTPAELHDDAIVIDGLIIAKWNRDLLEDMRRGGLTAANCTVSVWEGFQATVDNIVASNALMAECSELVRPVRTAADITRAKEEGKTGIIYGFQNAHAFEDQIGYVEVFKQLGVGIVQLCYNTQNLVGTGCYERDGGLSGFGREIVAEMNRVGIMCDLSHVGARTSEEVILESQKPVCYSHCLPSGLKEHPRNKSDAELKFIAEHGGFVGVTMFTPFLRAGVDATIDDYCEAIEYVMNIVGEDAIGIGTDFTQGHDQGFFEWLTHDKGYARRLTNFGTIVNPKGIRTIGEFPNLTEALLRRGLSESQVRKIMGENWVRVLKDVWGA; encoded by the coding sequence ATGACCCCCGCCGAACTGCACGATGATGCGATCGTCATCGATGGCCTGATCATCGCCAAATGGAACCGCGACCTGCTCGAGGACATGCGTCGGGGCGGCCTGACCGCGGCCAACTGTACCGTGTCGGTGTGGGAGGGCTTCCAGGCCACGGTCGACAACATCGTCGCGTCCAATGCGCTGATGGCCGAGTGCAGCGAACTGGTGCGCCCGGTACGCACCGCCGCCGACATCACCCGCGCCAAGGAAGAAGGCAAGACCGGCATCATCTACGGCTTCCAGAACGCCCATGCCTTCGAGGACCAGATCGGCTACGTCGAGGTCTTCAAGCAGCTCGGCGTGGGCATCGTGCAGCTGTGCTACAACACCCAGAACCTGGTCGGCACCGGCTGCTACGAACGCGACGGCGGGCTGTCCGGCTTCGGTCGCGAGATCGTCGCCGAGATGAACCGCGTCGGCATCATGTGCGACCTGTCGCATGTCGGCGCCAGGACCTCCGAGGAGGTCATCCTCGAATCGCAAAAGCCGGTCTGCTACTCGCATTGCCTGCCCTCGGGGCTCAAGGAGCATCCGCGCAACAAGTCCGACGCAGAACTCAAGTTCATTGCCGAGCATGGCGGCTTCGTCGGCGTGACCATGTTCACGCCCTTCCTGCGCGCCGGGGTCGACGCCACCATCGACGACTACTGCGAGGCGATCGAGTACGTGATGAACATCGTCGGCGAAGATGCCATCGGCATCGGCACCGACTTCACTCAAGGGCATGACCAGGGGTTCTTCGAGTGGCTGACCCACGACAAGGGCTACGCCCGGCGCCTGACCAACTTCGGCACGATCGTCAACCCGAAAGGCATCCGCACCATCGGTGAATTCCCCAACCTGACCGAGGCGCTGCTCAGGCGCGGGCTTTCCGAGAGTCAGGTGCGCAAGATCATGGGGGAAAACTGGGTGCGTGTCCTGAAGGATGTCTGGGGCGCCTGA
- a CDS encoding 4-vinyl reductase, producing the protein MTKLAPELPIDVDSETGVWTTDALPMLYVPRHFFINNHLAVEEALGAEKYAEILYHAGYKSAWHWCEKEAELHGLSGVEVFEHYMTRLSQRGWGRFITERIDLEAGTARVRLEHSAFVYQLGKVGRKVEYMFTGWFAGAMDQILSARDSELRTVAEQVQSAAEPGCDAGIFDVRPLTGQPG; encoded by the coding sequence GTGACCAAACTGGCCCCCGAACTGCCCATCGACGTGGATTCGGAAACCGGCGTGTGGACCACCGATGCACTGCCGATGCTCTACGTACCGCGTCATTTCTTCATCAACAATCATCTCGCCGTGGAGGAGGCGCTGGGTGCCGAAAAGTACGCCGAGATCCTCTATCACGCCGGCTACAAGAGCGCCTGGCACTGGTGCGAGAAGGAGGCCGAGCTGCACGGCCTGAGCGGCGTCGAGGTCTTCGAGCACTACATGACGCGGCTGTCGCAGCGTGGCTGGGGCCGGTTCATCACCGAACGGATCGACCTGGAGGCGGGTACGGCGCGGGTGCGCCTGGAACACAGCGCCTTCGTCTATCAGCTCGGCAAGGTCGGCAGAAAGGTCGAGTACATGTTCACCGGCTGGTTCGCCGGTGCCATGGATCAGATCCTCAGCGCCCGGGACAGCGAGTTGCGCACCGTCGCCGAGCAGGTGCAAAGCGCCGCCGAGCCGGGCTGCGACGCGGGCATTTTCGACGTTCGACCGCTGACCGGCCAGCCGGGCTGA
- the dgcA gene encoding dimethylglycine demethylation protein DgcA, translating to MAFEALFQPIQIGKTTIRNRVVSTAHAEVYATDGGMTTERYVKYYEEKAKGGCGLCICGGSSIVSIDSPQAWWSSVNLSTDRIIPHFQNLADAVHKHGGKIMIQITHMGRRSRWDGFNWSTLLSPSGIREPVHRSTCKTIEEEEIWRIIKDFAQAARRAKEGGLDGVELSAVHQHLIDQFWSPRVNKRTDEWGGSFEGRMRFGMEVLKAVRAEVGDDFVVGMRICGDEFHPDGLTHDDMKQVAAYYDATGMVDFFGVVGSGCDTHNTLANVIPNMTYPPEPFLHLAAGIKDVVSVPVIHAQNIKDPNQASRILEGGYVDLVGMTRAHIADPHFIAKIKLGQVDQIKQCVGANYCIDRQYQGLDVLCIQNAATSREYLGVPHIIDKSEGSRRKVVVVGGGPGGMEAARVSAERGHDVTLFEAAEQLGGQITLASKAPQRDQIAGITRWYQLELTRLGVDLRLGTRADEATLKDLRPEIVILATGGQPFLSQVPEWGYAASREESLVVSTWDILSGAVEPGNNVLIYDTICEFAGVSAADYLADKGAKVEIVTDDIKPGAAVGGTTFPTYYRSLYEKEVIMTSDLALHRVYREGGSLVAVLENEYTGAQEERVVDQVVVENGVRPDESLYYALKAESRNKGQTDLEALYAIQPQPCLSESGEGFLLFRLGDCTAPRNTHAAIYDALRLCKDF from the coding sequence ATGGCATTCGAAGCCCTATTTCAGCCGATCCAGATCGGCAAGACGACCATCCGCAACCGCGTGGTCAGCACCGCCCATGCCGAGGTCTATGCCACCGACGGCGGGATGACCACCGAGCGCTACGTCAAGTATTACGAAGAGAAGGCCAAGGGCGGCTGTGGCCTGTGCATCTGCGGCGGCTCGTCGATCGTCTCCATCGACAGCCCGCAGGCCTGGTGGAGTTCGGTCAACCTGTCCACCGATCGCATCATTCCGCATTTTCAGAATCTTGCCGATGCGGTACACAAGCACGGCGGCAAGATCATGATCCAGATCACCCACATGGGCCGCCGCTCGCGCTGGGATGGCTTCAACTGGTCGACCTTGCTGTCGCCGTCGGGCATCCGCGAGCCGGTCCACCGCTCAACCTGCAAGACCATCGAGGAAGAGGAGATCTGGCGCATCATCAAAGACTTCGCCCAGGCCGCACGCCGCGCCAAGGAGGGCGGTCTGGACGGTGTCGAGCTGTCCGCCGTGCACCAGCATCTGATCGACCAGTTCTGGAGCCCGCGGGTCAACAAGCGGACCGACGAATGGGGCGGCAGCTTCGAGGGGCGCATGCGCTTCGGCATGGAGGTGCTCAAGGCGGTGCGCGCCGAGGTCGGCGACGATTTCGTGGTCGGCATGCGCATTTGCGGCGACGAATTCCACCCGGACGGCCTGACCCACGACGACATGAAGCAGGTCGCCGCCTACTACGACGCCACCGGGATGGTCGATTTCTTCGGCGTGGTCGGCTCGGGCTGCGACACCCACAATACGCTGGCCAACGTGATTCCCAACATGACCTATCCGCCCGAGCCGTTCCTGCACCTGGCGGCGGGGATCAAGGACGTGGTCAGCGTGCCGGTGATTCATGCCCAGAACATCAAGGACCCCAACCAGGCAAGCCGCATCCTCGAGGGCGGTTACGTCGACCTGGTGGGCATGACCCGCGCGCATATCGCCGACCCGCACTTCATCGCCAAGATCAAGCTGGGCCAGGTCGATCAGATCAAGCAGTGCGTGGGCGCCAACTACTGCATCGACCGCCAGTACCAGGGGCTCGACGTGCTGTGCATCCAGAATGCCGCGACCTCGCGCGAGTACCTGGGCGTGCCGCACATCATCGACAAGAGCGAAGGCTCCAGGCGCAAGGTGGTGGTGGTCGGCGGCGGCCCCGGCGGGATGGAGGCGGCCCGCGTCAGCGCCGAGCGCGGCCACGACGTCACGCTGTTCGAAGCGGCCGAGCAGCTCGGCGGGCAGATCACCCTGGCCTCGAAGGCCCCGCAGCGCGACCAGATCGCCGGGATTACCCGCTGGTACCAGCTCGAACTGACGCGCCTCGGCGTCGACCTGCGCCTGGGCACTCGCGCCGACGAGGCGACGCTCAAGGACCTGCGCCCGGAGATCGTGATCCTCGCCACCGGCGGGCAGCCGTTTCTGTCGCAGGTGCCGGAATGGGGCTACGCGGCGTCGCGCGAGGAGAGCCTGGTGGTCAGCACCTGGGACATTCTCAGCGGTGCCGTGGAGCCGGGCAACAACGTACTCATCTACGACACCATCTGCGAGTTCGCCGGCGTGTCGGCGGCCGACTACCTGGCCGACAAGGGGGCCAAGGTCGAGATCGTCACCGATGACATCAAGCCCGGCGCGGCGGTCGGCGGCACCACCTTCCCGACCTATTACCGCAGCCTCTACGAGAAGGAGGTGATCATGACCTCCGACCTGGCGCTGCACAGGGTGTATCGCGAGGGCGGCTCGCTGGTGGCGGTGCTCGAGAACGAGTACACCGGGGCCCAGGAGGAGCGCGTCGTCGACCAGGTCGTCGTCGAGAACGGCGTGCGCCCCGACGAGTCGCTGTACTACGCGCTCAAGGCCGAGTCGCGCAACAAGGGGCAGACCGATCTCGAGGCGCTCTACGCGATTCAGCCGCAGCCGTGCCTGTCCGAGAGCGGCGAAGGGTTTCTGTTGTTCCGCCTGGGCGACTGCACCGCACCGCGCAATACCCATGCGGCGATCTATGACGCCCTGCGGTTATGCAAAGACTTCTGA
- a CDS encoding (Fe-S)-binding protein has translation MLDTLLPILIFAALALAAIGAVRRVRLWRQGRPSPVPLMRGLAAMPRRYLVDLHHVVARDKAMSNTHVATAGGFVLAAVLAIVVHGFGLESAILAWALLGATVCMFVGSLFVARRRRNPPPRLSKGPWMRLPKSLIAFSLGVFLVTLPTAGMLPEDLGSWVLALVLAGVVAWGLAELVFGMAWGGPMKHAFAGALHLAFHRRPERFSDKRGGAGRSTGLKALRLEDPAAKLGVETPADFTWNQLLGFDACVQCGRCEAACPAFAAGQPLNPKKLIQDMVVGMAGGSDAHYAGSPYPSPDGGSKPVGEHAGTPHGPIVAREGTALVDAETLWSCTTCRACVEECPMMIEHVDAIVDMRRFLTLEHGNTPNKGAEVLDNLIATDNPGGFDPGSRLHWAADLDLPLMADKREAEVLLWLGDGVFDMRNQRTLRALVSVLRAARVDFAVLGVDERDSGDVARRLGDEATFQALARRNIATLAQYRFAQIVTCDPHSFHVLKNEYGELGGNYVVFHHSTYLNHLLENGKLSLKAWRGGTVTYHDPCYLGRYNGEYEAPREVLKALGIEVKEMARSGYRSRCCGGGGGAPITDIPGKQRIPDMRMNDVRETGAELVAVGCPQCTAMLEGVVAPDSTSPGAPTKAEIKDIAELVADALVENAAPGESSDKTRRNAEEVAP, from the coding sequence ATGCTCGATACTCTCCTGCCGATACTGATCTTTGCCGCCCTGGCGCTGGCGGCGATCGGCGCCGTACGCCGCGTTCGCCTGTGGCGTCAGGGGCGGCCTTCGCCGGTGCCGCTCATGCGGGGCCTGGCGGCAATGCCGAGGCGTTACCTGGTCGATCTGCACCATGTCGTCGCGCGCGACAAGGCGATGTCCAACACCCACGTCGCCACCGCCGGCGGCTTCGTGCTGGCCGCCGTGCTGGCCATCGTCGTGCACGGCTTTGGCCTGGAAAGCGCGATCCTGGCCTGGGCATTGCTCGGTGCCACGGTCTGCATGTTCGTCGGCAGCCTGTTCGTCGCCAGGCGGCGCCGCAATCCGCCGCCGCGGCTGTCGAAGGGACCTTGGATGCGTCTGCCCAAGAGCCTGATCGCCTTCTCGCTGGGCGTATTCCTGGTCACCTTGCCCACGGCCGGCATGCTGCCGGAAGACCTCGGCAGTTGGGTGCTGGCGCTGGTGCTTGCCGGCGTGGTGGCCTGGGGGCTGGCCGAGCTGGTTTTCGGCATGGCCTGGGGCGGGCCGATGAAGCACGCCTTCGCCGGCGCGCTTCACCTGGCCTTTCATCGCCGCCCCGAGCGCTTTTCGGACAAACGCGGCGGCGCAGGACGCTCCACCGGGCTCAAGGCGCTGCGCCTGGAAGACCCCGCGGCGAAGCTGGGCGTCGAGACGCCGGCCGACTTCACCTGGAACCAACTGCTGGGTTTCGACGCCTGCGTGCAGTGCGGACGTTGCGAGGCGGCATGCCCGGCGTTCGCCGCCGGGCAGCCGCTCAACCCCAAGAAACTGATTCAGGACATGGTCGTCGGCATGGCCGGTGGCAGCGACGCCCATTACGCAGGTTCGCCGTACCCTTCACCCGACGGCGGGAGCAAGCCGGTGGGTGAGCATGCCGGCACGCCCCACGGGCCGATCGTGGCGCGTGAAGGAACGGCGCTGGTCGATGCCGAGACGCTGTGGTCGTGCACCACCTGCCGCGCCTGCGTCGAGGAGTGTCCGATGATGATCGAGCATGTCGATGCCATCGTCGACATGCGGCGCTTTTTGACCCTCGAGCACGGCAATACCCCCAACAAGGGCGCCGAGGTGCTCGACAACCTGATCGCCACCGACAACCCCGGCGGCTTCGATCCCGGCTCGCGGCTGCATTGGGCGGCGGATCTCGACCTGCCGCTGATGGCCGACAAGCGCGAAGCCGAGGTGCTGTTGTGGCTGGGCGACGGCGTCTTCGACATGCGCAACCAGCGAACGCTGCGCGCGCTGGTATCGGTATTGCGTGCCGCCCGGGTCGATTTCGCCGTGCTTGGCGTTGATGAGCGCGACAGCGGCGACGTGGCGCGTCGGCTGGGCGACGAGGCGACGTTCCAGGCGCTGGCCAGGCGCAACATCGCCACCCTGGCGCAGTATCGTTTCGCACAGATCGTCACCTGCGATCCGCACAGTTTTCATGTGCTCAAGAATGAGTACGGTGAGTTGGGAGGGAACTACGTGGTCTTCCATCACAGCACCTATCTCAACCACCTGCTCGAGAACGGCAAGCTGTCCCTGAAGGCCTGGAGGGGCGGTACCGTCACCTATCACGACCCCTGCTATCTGGGGCGCTACAACGGCGAGTACGAGGCGCCCCGCGAGGTACTCAAGGCACTCGGTATCGAGGTCAAGGAAATGGCCCGCTCCGGCTATCGCTCGCGCTGCTGCGGCGGCGGCGGCGGGGCGCCGATCACCGACATTCCCGGCAAGCAGCGGATTCCCGACATGCGCATGAACGACGTGCGCGAGACCGGCGCCGAATTGGTCGCCGTGGGGTGCCCGCAATGCACGGCGATGCTCGAAGGGGTAGTGGCGCCTGACAGCACGTCGCCAGGCGCTCCAACGAAAGCCGAGATCAAGGATATCGCCGAGCTGGTGGCCGATGCGTTGGTCGAGAACGCCGCGCCAGGCGAATCCTCCGACAAGACCCGCCGCAATGCCGAGGAGGTGGCGCCATGA
- a CDS encoding electron transfer flavoprotein subunit alpha/FixB family protein, with product MSELVRRDPRKEWIARNRLHPEHLAVLAEMNGDVSPSEWMGPNGLTRRDPHAVGFIGPNGLKRIDRSGAQQAASQSARRQAQPGDARRRVDIESPAFLVAVVPDMPGGRLSAHDRDLLGLARQLADADPDAPGAVLAIVFGERQQGEGSGELKAQGEGNGAHETSVFGEAGVDRLLRLPIDSRAGYLPEARIAALQAVERELAPRYWLLPDSPLGGGDLGRRLAVRLGERPAAQVWQVEADTAGETGWRCTARGAAGNSDILRALPRVVLALAECAEPVSETRHAAQPVALAQALPEVLARLEDLGEVAVDPASVALAEAEFILSAGNGVKDWDGYHHAARVLGATEGASRVAVDDGFMARDRQVGATGTWVSARVYVAVGISGAIQHLQGIQSCDKVVAINLNPGCDMVKRADLSVIGDAGEILAALVARVERYREQQREQQQENRDAA from the coding sequence ATGAGCGAGCTTGTCCGTCGCGATCCGCGCAAGGAGTGGATCGCCCGCAACCGCCTGCATCCCGAGCATCTCGCGGTGCTTGCGGAGATGAACGGCGACGTCTCGCCCAGCGAATGGATGGGTCCCAACGGGCTGACGCGGCGCGATCCGCATGCCGTGGGGTTCATCGGTCCCAATGGTCTCAAGCGCATCGATCGCAGCGGCGCGCAGCAGGCCGCCAGCCAATCCGCACGCCGCCAGGCTCAGCCCGGGGACGCGCGTCGCCGCGTCGACATCGAATCCCCCGCCTTCCTGGTCGCCGTGGTGCCCGACATGCCCGGCGGCCGTCTCTCCGCGCACGATCGTGACCTGCTGGGGCTGGCGAGGCAACTGGCCGATGCTGACCCGGACGCGCCCGGGGCGGTGCTGGCCATCGTCTTCGGAGAACGTCAGCAAGGCGAGGGCAGCGGCGAGCTTAAAGCGCAAGGCGAGGGCAACGGCGCGCATGAAACCTCCGTCTTTGGCGAGGCCGGTGTCGACCGCCTGTTGCGGTTGCCGATAGACAGCCGCGCCGGGTATCTGCCCGAAGCGCGCATTGCTGCGCTGCAGGCAGTCGAGCGCGAACTGGCGCCCCGCTACTGGCTGCTGCCCGATTCACCGCTCGGCGGGGGCGATCTGGGCCGGCGGCTGGCCGTGCGGCTGGGTGAGCGCCCGGCGGCGCAGGTCTGGCAGGTCGAGGCGGATACCGCCGGCGAAACTGGATGGCGCTGCACGGCGCGTGGTGCCGCGGGCAACAGCGATATCCTGCGCGCGCTGCCTCGCGTGGTGCTGGCGCTGGCCGAGTGCGCCGAACCGGTCAGCGAGACGCGCCATGCCGCTCAGCCGGTCGCGCTCGCTCAGGCACTGCCCGAGGTACTGGCACGCCTCGAGGATCTGGGCGAGGTCGCCGTCGATCCGGCCAGCGTGGCGTTGGCCGAGGCGGAATTCATCCTGTCCGCCGGTAATGGCGTCAAGGACTGGGATGGCTACCATCACGCCGCGCGGGTGCTCGGCGCGACCGAGGGGGCGTCGCGGGTTGCGGTCGATGACGGGTTCATGGCGAGGGACCGGCAGGTCGGCGCGACCGGCACCTGGGTTTCCGCGCGAGTCTACGTGGCGGTGGGCATCTCGGGCGCCATTCAGCATCTGCAGGGCATCCAGAGCTGCGACAAGGTCGTTGCCATCAACCTCAACCCAGGCTGCGACATGGTCAAGCGCGCCGATCTCTCCGTGATCGGCGATGCCGGCGAGATTCTCGCCGCGCTGGTAGCCCGCGTCGAGCGCTATCGTGAACAGCAGCGGGAGCAACAGCAGGAGAATCGCGATGCCGCGTAA
- a CDS encoding electron transfer flavoprotein subunit beta, with protein sequence MPRNPTSSNHAMLDVAVLVSVGRHPLTARTRRADQDARAVEMALSLSDAAVRLIHAGGNDADHQEALRGYLGMGLGGLDLIKQAPNADVVPALAEALRDTPLQLVLTGTRAETGESSGLVPYLLAEALGWPVISGLAAVESVDQGMATVLQALPRGKRRRLSVRLPAIATVDASAPAARQSAFGPARRGELATRACADVPDELQAQWHVQPARKRPKRLKIVKATSARDRFKAAAAKADSGSGQLLSDVSPKQGAEAIFALLKDEGVLR encoded by the coding sequence ATGCCGCGTAATCCCACGTCGTCGAATCACGCCATGCTCGATGTCGCCGTGCTGGTGTCGGTCGGCCGTCACCCGCTGACGGCGCGTACGCGGCGTGCCGACCAGGATGCCCGCGCAGTGGAAATGGCGCTGTCATTGAGTGACGCCGCCGTTCGCCTGATCCATGCCGGCGGCAATGACGCCGACCACCAGGAGGCCCTGCGCGGCTATCTCGGCATGGGGCTTGGCGGGCTCGACCTGATCAAGCAGGCCCCGAATGCCGATGTCGTCCCGGCATTGGCCGAGGCGCTGCGAGACACGCCCCTGCAGCTGGTGCTGACGGGCACGCGAGCCGAGACCGGAGAGAGCTCGGGGCTGGTGCCGTATCTTCTGGCCGAGGCGCTGGGGTGGCCGGTGATCAGTGGGCTTGCCGCGGTGGAAAGCGTCGACCAGGGCATGGCGACGGTGCTGCAAGCACTGCCACGTGGCAAGCGTCGTCGCCTGAGCGTGCGGCTGCCGGCCATCGCGACGGTGGATGCCAGCGCGCCCGCCGCGCGCCAGAGTGCCTTCGGTCCGGCACGCCGCGGTGAGCTCGCCACTCGCGCCTGCGCCGACGTGCCCGATGAGCTGCAAGCCCAGTGGCACGTGCAGCCGGCGCGTAAACGACCCAAGCGGCTCAAGATCGTCAAGGCGACCTCGGCCCGTGACCGTTTCAAGGCGGCAGCGGCCAAGGCGGACAGCGGCAGCGGCCAGTTGCTCAGCGATGTATCGCCGAAGCAGGGCGCCGAGGCGATATTCGCACTGCTCAAGGACGAGGGCGTGCTGCGCTGA
- a CDS encoding alpha,alpha-trehalose-phosphate synthase (UDP-forming): protein MTRLVVISNRVSIPESGKPQAGGLAVAITGALNEYGGLWFGWGGKVSQSSTSRPTTVQHDNITYATLPLSKEDYDDYYLGFSNEVVWPVFHFNLGAMDFRLNYAKAYQRVNERFASSLSTLLEGGELIWVHDYHLLPLGKALRGQGVSDPIGFFLHIPFPSYDLLRALPGYRELLDDLLHYNLLGFQTDNDLHAFRQAVIETFDAVVFGDTIECNGKQVRTGVYPVGIDVDELAGEAERSCANEQARQLKQDLGERDLIIGADRLDYSKGLVQRFNAFEALLTHFKHRRQRTMFMQIASPSRSAIPEYDELRRQLEEMAGHINGTYADLDWVPVHYLNKTYPREALIGLFRSARVGLVTPLRDGMNLVCKEFVAAQDPDDPGVLVLSELAGAAHELSGALLVNPYDVHAIASAIEQALNMPLDERRERYQQMIGMLRRNSLFEWRRRFMEHLSQQQADAQSSA from the coding sequence ATGACCCGTCTCGTCGTCATTTCCAACCGCGTATCCATCCCCGAATCCGGCAAGCCCCAGGCCGGTGGTCTGGCCGTGGCGATCACCGGCGCCCTCAACGAATACGGCGGGCTGTGGTTCGGCTGGGGCGGCAAGGTCAGCCAGTCGTCGACCAGCCGGCCCACCACCGTGCAGCACGACAACATCACCTATGCCACCCTGCCGCTGTCCAAGGAGGACTACGACGACTATTACCTCGGCTTCTCCAACGAAGTCGTCTGGCCGGTGTTCCACTTCAATCTCGGCGCCATGGACTTCCGGCTGAATTACGCCAAGGCCTACCAGCGCGTCAACGAGCGTTTCGCCAGCTCGCTGAGCACGTTGCTCGAGGGCGGCGAGCTGATCTGGGTCCACGACTATCATCTGCTGCCGCTGGGCAAGGCGTTGCGCGGGCAAGGCGTCAGCGACCCGATCGGCTTCTTCCTGCACATCCCGTTTCCCAGCTACGACCTGCTGCGCGCGCTGCCCGGCTATCGCGAGCTGCTCGACGACCTGCTGCATTACAACCTGCTCGGCTTCCAGACCGACAACGACCTGCACGCCTTCCGTCAGGCGGTGATCGAGACCTTCGACGCCGTGGTCTTCGGCGACACCATCGAATGCAACGGCAAGCAGGTGCGCACCGGCGTCTATCCGGTGGGCATCGACGTCGACGAGCTGGCCGGCGAGGCCGAACGTTCCTGCGCCAACGAGCAGGCCCGCCAGCTCAAGCAGGATCTCGGCGAGCGCGATCTGATCATCGGCGCCGACCGGCTCGACTACTCCAAGGGCCTGGTGCAGCGCTTCAATGCCTTCGAGGCGCTGCTCACCCACTTCAAGCATCGCCGCCAGCGGACGATGTTCATGCAGATCGCCAGCCCTTCGCGCAGCGCGATTCCCGAGTACGACGAGTTGCGCCGCCAGCTCGAGGAAATGGCCGGGCACATCAACGGCACCTACGCCGATCTCGACTGGGTACCGGTGCATTACCTCAACAAGACCTATCCCCGCGAAGCGCTGATCGGCCTGTTCCGCTCCGCCCGGGTCGGCCTGGTGACCCCGCTGCGCGACGGCATGAACCTGGTCTGCAAGGAATTCGTCGCCGCCCAGGACCCCGACGACCCCGGCGTGCTGGTACTCAGCGAGCTGGCCGGCGCCGCCCACGAATTGAGTGGCGCGCTGCTGGTCAACCCCTACGATGTGCACGCCATCGCCAGCGCCATCGAACAGGCGCTGAACATGCCGCTGGACGAGCGCCGCGAGCGCTACCAGCAGATGATCGGCATGCTCCGGCGCAACAGCCTGTTTGAATGGCGCCGGCGCTTCATGGAGCACCTGAGCCAGCAGCAGGCCGACGCCCAATCGAGCGCGTAA